A genomic window from Chrysoperla carnea chromosome 3, inChrCarn1.1, whole genome shotgun sequence includes:
- the LOC123295114 gene encoding putative acyl-CoA-binding protein has product MSLDERFNKAAEDVKKLKSTPSNDELLELYALFKQGSVGDVNTARPGMLDLKGKAKWDAWNGKKGTSQDAAKEAYIKKVEELIAKYGL; this is encoded by the exons ATGTCTCTCGATGAA AGATTCAACAAAGCCGCTGAagatgttaaaaaattgaaaagtaccCCATCAAATGATGAATTACTCGAACTCTATGCTCTTTTCAAACAAGGTTCCGTTGGGGATGTTAACACAG cAAGGCCAGGAATGTTAGACCTTAAAGGTAAAGCTAAATGGGATGCCTGGAATGGTAAAAAGGGTACATCACAAGATGCAGCCAAAGAAGcctatattaaaaaagttgagGAATTAATTGCAAAATATGGTTTATAA
- the LOC123294640 gene encoding actin-binding protein IPP — protein sequence MLNKMPPLKGSKRLTDVDTASNNNNNNNTITIPLSGNLQTDNGQYYTSRYYAPKVLSNLSSLRRNSRFCDIEIIAGGKVVKAHRAILAASSPYFHAMFTGGLSEQRKHAVELHSISHRTLDIVMDFIYSGEVCITQQNVQELMVTADMLELQEIVIGCTEYLKKELHATNAIGIYRFAEAHNCEELKKAAIEFIEGHFPQICAEEEFYDLPRELLSNFLTSENLRVDSEFQVFQAAVRWITHDILVRKRYVFEILRFVRLPLLSLCSLERVINDCTDSSLKVALRSICKDLVTKKGSLVPLFVHPRACAKKDIYVIGGSKREMTTGWNRTSESIFESVERFDTFRREWCKVSPMGIGRILPGVASLNGKIYVVGGEQESRILANGECYDPRDDKWSPMASMVVPRCEFGLCALYDNLFAIGGWVGEDIGGSIERYDPKLNEWKLAGELPAPRFSMGVVSYEGIIYIVGGCSHSRRHLQDLQSYNPITNEWTTLPSMSVPRSQMGFTVLDGYLYIVGGMNTHYEALESVERYSFEENKWSTVSPMKVARASPAVAAADGLLYVIGGDQIHDIDFYRGQITITNVECFDPMNMTWRDCPPLPESRSEAGAVVV from the exons atgttaaacaaaATGCCACCTTTAAAAGGTTCAAAACGTTTAACTGATGTGGATACAGCatcgaataataataacaataataatacaataacgATACCATTATCTGGAAATTTACAAACTGATAATGGGCAATATTATACATCCCGATATTATGCCCCTAAAGTTTTAAGCAATTTAAGTTCCCTACGGCGGAACTCCAGATTCTGTGATATCGAAATTATTGCTGGTGGAAAAGTTGTCAag gCTCATCGGGCAATATTAGCAGCAAGCAGTCCATACTTCCATGCAATGTTTACGGGCGGATTATCGGAGCAAAGAAAACATGCCGTTGAATTACATTCAATATCTCATCGCACTTTAGATATTGTTATGGATTTTATATATTCTGGTGAAGTATGTATAACACAACAGAATGTACAAGAATTAATGGTTACCGCCGATATGCTAGAGCTTCAAGAAATTGTCATAGGATGCAcagaatatttgaaaaaagaattacaTGCTACAAATGCGATTGGTATTTACAG GTTTGCTGAAGCTCATAACTgcgaagaattaaaaaaagctgCGATTGAATTTATTGAAGGGCATTTTCCACAAATATGCGCCGAAGAAGAATTTTATGACTTGCCTAGAGAattgttatcaaattttttaacttctgaaaatttaagagtTGATTCAGAATTTCAA GTATTTCAAGCAGCCGTACGCTGGATCACACATGATATTTTAGTTAGAAAACGCtacgtttttgaaatattgcgaTTTGTTCGTTTACCGTTATTATCACTATGCTCATTGGAACGTGTTATAAATGATTGTACTGACAGTTCACTGAAAGTTGCTTTGCGTTCAATTTGCAAAGATTTAGTTACCAAAAAAGGTTCCTTAGTTCCTTTATTTGTTCATCCGCGTGCTTGCgctaaaaaagatatttatgttATTGGTGGATCAAAACGGGAAATGACTACAGGCTGGAATCGAACATCCGAATCAATATTCGAATCAGTCGAACGATTTGATACATTCAGGAG ggaGTGGTGCAAAGTATCACCTATGGGAATCGGAAGAATTTTACCTGGTGTAGCATCCCtgaatggaaaaatatatgtagtTGGAGGTGAACAAGAATCTCGAATACTTGCGAATGGTGAATGTTATGATCCACGCGATGATAAATGGTCACCAATGGCAAGCATGGTTGTACCACGATGTGAATTTGGTCTTTGTGCTCTCTACGATAATTTATTTGCTATTGGTGGTTGGGTCGGTGAAGATATTGGTGGCTCTATAGAACGATATGatccaaaattaaatgaatggaAATTGGCTGGTGAATTACCAGCACCAAGATTTAGTATGGGTGTTGTATCATATGAaggaattatttatattgttggtGGATGCTCACATAGCCGAAGGCATTTGCAAGATTTACAAAGCTATAATCCAATTACAAATGAATGGACAACGTTACCATCAATGAGTGTACCTCGATCTCAAATGGGTTTCACTGTTTTGGAtggatatttatatattgttggCGGAATGAATACTCATTATGAAGCATTGGAATCTGTTGAAAGATATTCATTTGAAGAG aatAAGTGGAGTACGGTTTCACCAATGAAAGTAGCTCGTGCAAGTCCAGCTGTTGCTGCAGCAGATGGTTTATTATATGTTATTGGTGGAGATCAAATACACGATATAGATTTTTACAGAGGTCAAATAACAATCACAAACGTTGAATGTTTTGATCCAATGAACATGACATGGCGTGATTGTCCACCATTACCTGAAAGTCGATCAGAGGCAGGTGCCGTTGTcgtttga
- the LOC123294530 gene encoding NF-X1-type zinc finger protein NFXL1 has translation MNKNTKEMSAAERKFKAVQEKMQQSAKKYTQDYESSSEEEELESNKILDKILEKYIGFDSTNNLGRTQQFLEESLVSGTQTCLICIGSVKRVDAIWSCIECYSFFHLLCIQRWSKDSIVSQKRIQEDQNNGNVSRNEKYYWCCPKCRHEYTQTEIPTDYKCFCSKKVNPTYQLWQPPHSCGEICGKFLVPNCNHKCLLLCHPGPCPPCPQTTNTYCHCGKEQCFRRCSNKLWSCGSKCGAVLSCGRHNCTKKCHDGPCPPCPKQSQQKCECQRQIQLRECASPKWQCEEVCNKILDCKKHKCEVKCHAGSCEPCPLTKPRVCSCGKQQYILPCTEETPTCGDTCGKLLECGQHQCLQRCHRDKCGNCLEVVFKVCRCGFHKKELPCQKEYLCDTKCKNIKDCQKHSCNRKCCDGNCPPCEKPCGRGLRCGYHKCTSTCHQGPCYPCRLTVKIKCRCGRTTIEVPCGRQRKTKPPRCSYLCKNRPDCHHKQRVPHACHFGDCPPCKQICGKPHENCDHTCPALCHSAVLVHINEDGEKISTPWDKKNMQIARTSLPCPDCTVPVQVTCLGEHESIHLPCYRAKSTTCGRQCGRLLACGNHTCTFKCHVVAGSDDNVRAGSNCEKCELGCLKKRPEGCIHPCPKPCHADDCAPCKQMLRPKCHCGLTQVYVRCYDLLDPEKVDILKSCGNRCPKNYKCGHRCKANCHAGECPDEEKCNKKVKITCECKGIKREFHCESVRKGEAKIDCNAECRKKLEESKKLLELQEKQRKEEEERKNQKELEEYQKKFQSKKKYKERKQFTKAEEVSFLRKYWWIFLALTVFFGIFLVLYKYL, from the exons atgaataaaaacacgAAAGAAATGTCAGCggcagaaagaaaatttaaggcGGTACAAGAGAAAATGCAACAATCTGcgaaaaaatatacacaagATTATGAATCTTCTTCGGAAGAAGAAGAGTTAGAATCAAACAAGATTTTGG ataaaattttggaaaaatatatcgGATTCGATTCAACTAATAATTTGGGTAGGACTCAACAATTTCTTGAAGAATCATTAGTTTCTGGAACACAAACTTGTTTAATATGCATTGGTAGCGTGAAAAGAGTTGATGcg ATTTGGAGCTGCATTGAATGTTATTCATTTTTCCATTTGCTATGCATTCAACGATGGTCAAAAGACAGCATCGTTTCCCAAAAACGAATTCAAGAAGATCAGAATAATGGAAACGTGAGCAGAAATGAAAAATACTATTGGTGTTGTCCAAAATGTCGACATGAATATACACAAACCGAAATACCTACTGATTACAAATGTTTTTGCTCAAAAAAAGTTAACCCAACGTATCAATTATGGCAACCACCTCACTCATGCGGTGAAATATGTGGAAAGTTTTTAGTTCCAAATTGTAATCACAAATGTTTGTTGCTTTGTCATCCAG GTCCTTGTCCACCTTGTCCCCAAACAACGAATACGTATTGCCATTGTGGTAAAGAACAATGTTTTCGACGCTGTAGCAACAAACTTTGGAGTTGTGGATCAAAATGTGGAGCGGTTTTAAGTTGTGGGAGACataattgtactaaaaagtgtCATGATGGACCATGCCCACCATGTCCCAAACAAAGCCAACAGAAATGTGAATGTCAACGTCAGATCCAACTTCGTGAATGTGCTTCTCCAAAATGGCAATGCGAAGaa gtaTGCAATAAAATTCTGGATTGCAAGAAACATAAATGTGAAGTGAAATGTCATGCTGGTTCTTGTGAGCCATGTCCTCTAACTAAACCACGAGTATGTTCTTGTGGAAAACAACAATATATTCTACCATGTACTGAAGAAACACCAACGTGTGGAGATACTTGTGGAAAACTTTTGGAGTGTGGTCAACACCAATGTTTGCAACGATGTCATCGGGATAAATGTGGAAAt tGTTTGGAGGTTGTATTCAAAGTATGTCGATGCGGATTTCATAAGAAAGAATTACCTTGTCAAAAAGAATATCTTTGTGATactaaatgcaaaaatattaaagattgtCAGAAACATTCCTGTAATAGAaag TGTTGTGATGGGAATTGCCCTCCGTGCGAGAAACCATGTGGACGTGGATTACGTTGTGGTTATCATAAATGCACATCAACATGTCATCAAGGACCTTGTTATCCTTGTAGATtaactgttaaaataaaatgccGCTGTGGTCGTACAACAATAGAGGTCCCATGTGGTAGACAGAGAAAAACTAAACCACCACGATGTAGCTATCTTTGCAA gaATCGCCCTGATTGTCATCATAAACAACGAGTTCCACATGCATGCCATTTTGGTGATTGTCCACCATGTAAACAAATTTGTGGTAAGCCGCATGAAAATTGTGATCATACATGTCCAGCATTATGTCACTCTGCTGTGTTGGTCCATATTAACGAAGATGGTGAAAAAATATCAACACCATGGGATAAAAAGAACATGCAAATTGCTCGAACAAGTTTACCGTGTCCAGATTGTACCGTGCCTGTTCAAGTGACTTGTCTTGGTGAACACGAAAGTATACACTTACCTTGTTATCGAGCAAAATCAACAACTTGTGGGCGACAATGTGGACGATTACTAGCTTGTGGAAATCATACATGTACTTTCAAATGTCATGTAGTCGCAGGAAGTGATGACAATGTCCGg GCTGGCAGTAATTGTGAGAAATGTGAATTAGGTTGTTTGAAAAAAAGACCAGAAGGATGTATACATCCTTGCCCTAAACCATGCCATGCTGATGATTGTGCACCATGTAAACAAATGCTTCGTCCAAAATGTCATTGTGGATTAACACAAGTTTATGTTCGTTGTTACGATTTACTCGATCCTGAAAAGgtggatattttgaaaagttgtgGAAATCGTTGTCCTAAAAAT TATAAATGCGGTCATCGTTGTAAAGCTAATTGTCATGCGGGTGAATGTCCTGATGAagaaaaatgtaacaaaaaagttaaaataacatGTGAATGTAAAGGAATAAAACGAGAATTTCATTGCGAATCTGTACGAAAAGGGGAAGCAAAAATTGATTGTAATGCAGAATGTAGGAAAAAATTagaagaatccaaaaaattattagagcTGCAAGAAAAACAACGAAAAGAAGAAGAAGAAcgtaaaaatcaaaaagaaCTAGAGGAATATCAAAAGAAGTTTCAAtctaaaaagaaatacaaagaacgtaaacaatttactaaagctgaagaAGTTTCATTTTTGCGAAAATATTGGTGGATTTTTCTGGCTCTTACAgtgttttttggaatatttctagtcttatataaatatttataa
- the LOC123294529 gene encoding cyclin-dependent kinase 11B-like gives MSFSGADDQSEDGELKRSPLVSGNNPDDLDFSLSDDNADTADSLDIKPPQAKLATRTVSRKYDRSREGHGHHSRSERHRDSERHHRESDKRHREKYEASKREYRDKEREYREKAEYYMKEQYSTKGFVEQIRSTSSRDDRRREEMRYNESGREIRYSDSKISYSEHEKRKERELKYIDYEVETEVRRERRENKYYEALEQIESRRDRKEISRRERRDREEIDEKTAADRALEDLRERLLDKRRTKENEEYKVNKSSKRHKSKRENIAVEPGEIVADSKTYVKEIIDLSKSTEEVRVPKQHYKRIEKPKEETEMSIKEREERELRMAKLIEAEREMARQKELSRQEVEARRERRERKRLHEAQREEAKKRRLEEEEEMKLMKLKAEALSNELSGVVTVSDNTDESEVEAEEGEESDRKDDDDLSGRSNRSDETDDSGDSSDSDRRRHSDDKESIRSDDYHDQSPRSDHERIKSERRSRTRSRSRSRERSLSRSRERSISRSRSRSRNRSKSPEEDTKATPNNQNADSNNDKDNKEIEEELPPYIPAVQGCRSVEEFQCLNRIEEGTYGVVYRARDKRTDEIVALKRLKMEKEKEGFPITSLREINTLLKGQHPNIVTVREIVVGSNMDKIFIVMDYVEHDLKSLMETMRNKKQGFVPGEVKCLLQQLLRAVAHLHDNWILHRDLKTSNLLLSHKGILKVGDFGLAREYGSPLKAYTPIVVTLWYRAPELLLCAKEYSTPIDMWSVGCIFAELLTMNALFPGKSEVDQLNRIFKDLGTPNEKIWPGYNKLPAVQKVAFSEYPVSQLRTKFSMLSDLGLNLLSKFLTYDPVQRITAEDALKHAYFTETPLPIDPAMFPTWPAKSELGHRKAIAASPKPPSGGGQYKKLGDGDDDSALGFHMGNTTTTLNETRRLASMGGGFSLKF, from the exons atgtccttTTCTGGAGCTGATGATCAATCTGAAGATGGAGAATTGAAGCGTAGCCCGTTAGTTTCTGGGAATAATCCAGACGATCTGGATTTTAG ttTATCAGACGATAACGCAGACACGGCTGATTCTTTGGACATAAAACCACCTCAAGCAAAGCTGGCAACTAGAACAGTATCCCGTAAATATGATAGGAGTCGTGAAGGCCATGGTCACCATTCACGATCAGAGCGTCATAGAGATTCTGAACGCCATCATCGTGAATCTGATAAACGACATCGTGAAAAGTATGAGGCCTCTAAACGGGAATATCGAGACAAAGAACGTGAATATCGTGAAAAGGCAGAGTATTATATGAAAGAACAATATTCCACAAAAGGCTTTGTAGAACAAATTCGTTCAACATCATCCCGAGATGATCGTCGACGTGAAGAAATGCGATATAATGAATCAGGTCGAGAAATTCGATATTCTGATTCAAAAATTAGCTATTCGGAACATGAAAAACGTAAAGAGAGAGAGTTGAAGTATATAGATTATGAGGTTGAAACCGAGGTGCGTCGTGAAAGGCGAGAAAATAAATACTACGAAGCATTAGAACAGATTGAATCTAGACGTGATCGTAAAGAAATATCACGCCGAGAGCGTAGAGATAGAGAGGAGATTGATGAAAAAACAGCAGCAGATCGAGCTCTGGAAGATTTACGAGAACGTTTATTAGATAAACGTCGAACAAAAGAGAATGAGGAATATAAGGTAAATAAAAGTTCGAAAAGGCATAAATCAAAACGTGAAAATATTGCTGTTGAACCTGGTGAAATAGTTGCTGATAGTAAAACTTATgtgaaagaaattattgatttaagtaAATCAACTGAAGAGGTTCGAGTTCCGAAACAACATTATAAACGAATTGAAAAACCTAAAGAAGAGACTGAAATGTCTATTAAAGAGAGAGAAGAAAGAGAACTTAGGATGGCCAAACTAATAGAAGCAG aaagaGAGATGGCACGACAAAAAGAATTAAGTCGACAAGAAGTGGAGGCCAGGCGGGAACGGCGTGAAAGAAAACGTTTACATGAAGCACAAAGAGAAGAAGCTAAGAAAAGAAGattagaagaagaagaagaga tgaaattgatgaaattaaaaGCTGAAGCATTAAGTAATGAATTATCCGGAGTTGTCACAGTATCTGATAATACAGACGAAAGTGAAGTGGAAGCTGAAGAAGGTGAAGAATCGGATCGCAAAGATGATGATGATTTGTCCGGCCGTAGCAATAGAAGTGACGAAACAGATGATAGTGGTGATTCTAGTGATTCAGATCGTCGTCGGCATAGTGATGATAAGGAATCAATTCGAAGTGATGATTATCATGATCAATCACCACGATCCGATCATGAGCGAATTAAATCTGAAAGAAGAAGTAGAACACGTTCCCGTTCTAGGTCACGAGAAAGGTCACTGTCCCGATCACGGGAAAGGTCAATATCCCGGTCACGATCTAGATCACGAAATAGATCCAAATCACCTGAAGAAGATACAAAAGCAACCCCCAATAATCAAAATGCTGATTCAAATAACGataaagataataaagaaatcgaaGAAGAATTACCGCCATACATTCCAGCTGTCCAAGGATGTCGTTCGGTTGAAGAATTTCAGTGTTTAAATCGAATTGAAGAAGGAACGTACGGAGTTGTGTATCGTGCTAGAGATAAACGTACAGATGAAATAGTGGCATTGAAGCGACTAAAAATGGAGAAGGAAAAAGAAGGATTTCCAATTACTTCACTTAGGGAAATTAACACATTATTGAAAGGACAACATCCAAATATTGTAACTGTTCGAGAAATTGTTGTTGGTAGTAAcatggataaaatatttattgttatggATTATGTTGAACATGATTTGAAATCGTTAATGGAAACAATGCGTAATAAAAAACAGGGCTTTGTACCTGGTGaagtaaaatgtttattacaGCAGCTATTACGTGCTGTGGCTCATCTTCACGACAATTGGATATTACATCGCGATTTGAAAACATCAAATCTTTTATTATCACATAAAGGTATTTTAAAAGTTGGTGATTTTGGTTTGGCTAGAGAGTATGGTTCACCTTTAAAAGCATACACTCCAATTGTAGTAACTTTATGGTATCGAGCACCGGAACTATTATTATGCGCTAAAGAATATTCAACACCAATAGATATGTGGTCTGTGGGATGCATATTTGCAGAGCTATTAACAATGAATGCATTATTTCCAGGAAAATCCGAAGTTGATcaattaaatcgaatttttaaggATTTAGGAACaccaaatgaaaaaatatggcCAGGATATAATAAATTACCAGCTGTACAAAAAGTAGCTTTCTCTGAATATCCTGTATCTCAGTTAAGAACTAAATTCAGTATGTTATCCGATTTGGGTCTTAATTTATTGtccaaatttttaacatacGATCCTGTTCAACGTATCACAGCTGAAGATGCATTGAAACATGCATACTTTACAGAAACACCTTTACCAATTGATCCCGCTATGTTTCCAACATGGCCAGCAAAAAGTGAATTGGGTCATCGAAAGGCAATTGCTGCAAGTCCAAAACCACCGTCTGGAGGTGGGCAATACAAGAAATTG ggtGATGGAGATGATGACAGCGCATTAGGCTTTCATATGGGAAATACAACTACAACTTTAAATGAAACTCGTCGATTGGCTTCAATGGGCGGTGGCTTTAGTTTaaagttttaa
- the LOC123296401 gene encoding coiled-coil domain-containing protein 34-like, with the protein MNKFLTIEKIKKQTVHKMAGGDFMQINETRKQAIQSNYESDIRKNLGDDECKSIKHTNPAMYIESFHDNKVNESESYVLDLSSLDNPSTCRTTILTSDAGSFATDRSETLKNTEIRYINSAIFIEHVDSCDEEIEYNDKESYQSTYRKTDLRQSAQLTRTHAKKLTGKSVVNIPQHVKSATNYGTNLKFKSSTHTDMYSTEDESRPRRLTFDEWLASKQQLTNRPKKVSNDEKTDNIDNEHQRRRRMDEQREDFKRWLAIKREQDKLKKKELEVQKEKIKREEELKNQRFAEKESMLKSWIQRKDEQLKEKKRREEMRKKKLEEEKKMRKELSAKAFEEWKEKSKYNPRPVPLNMGVESLRGSISAIQFVNPTPWQENIDLRQSSA; encoded by the exons ATGAATAAATTTCTtacaatcgaaaaaataaagaaacaaaccGTGCATAAAATGGCAGGTGGtgattttatgcaaattaatgAAACCCGTAAACAAGCGATACAATCAAATTATGAAAGTGATATAAGGAAAAACTTAGGCGATGATGAATGTAAAAGTATTAAACACACTAATCCAGCTATGTATATTGAATCATTTCATGATAATAAAGTTAATGAATCGGAATCATATGTGTTAGATTTATCGTCATTAGACAATCCATCAACATGTCGTACAACGATATTAACGAGTGATGCTGGTTCCTTTGCTACTGACCGTtctgaaacattaaaaaatactgAG ATCCGATACATTAATTCAGCTATATTTATCGAGCATGTTGACTCATGTGACGAAGAAATTGAATATAATGACAAAGAATCATATCAAAGTACATACCGTAAAACTGATTTACGGCAATCAGCACAACTGACAAGAACGCATGCAAAGaaattaactggtaaaagtgTTGTCAATATTCCACAACATGTAAAGTCAGCAACGAATTAtggaacaaatttaaaatttaaatcatccACGCACACAGATATGTATTCAACAGAGGATGAATCTCGACCACGTCGATTAACCTTTGATGAATGGCTTGCATCTAAACAACAATTGACAAATCGCCCGAAGAAAGTGTCCAATGATGAAAAAACTGATAATATAGATAATGAGCATCAACGAAGAAGACGTATGGACGAACAACGGGAAGATTTTAAGCGTTGGCTAGCCATCAAACGAGAACAagataaattgaaaaagaaagaaTTGGAAGtacaaaaggaaaaaataaaacgcgaggaagaattgaaaaatcaaagattTGCGGAAAAAGAATCGATGTTAAAATCGTGGATACAACGAAAAGATGAACAATTAAAAG AAAAGAAACGTCGTGAGGAAATGAGAAAGAAAAAACTGGAGGAAGAAAAGAAAATGCGCAAAGAATTAAGTGCAAAAGCGTTTGAAGAGTGGAAAGAAAAATCTAAATATAATCCTCGGCCTGTTCCTTTAAATATGGGTGTTGAAA GCTTACGTGGATCAATATCTGCTATACAATTTGTCAATCCAACACCGTGgcaagaaaatattgatttacgTCAATCGtcagcttaa